The following coding sequences are from one Thamnophis elegans isolate rThaEle1 chromosome 5, rThaEle1.pri, whole genome shotgun sequence window:
- the GPSM2 gene encoding G-protein-signaling modulator 2, protein MEDVILLNMCEDNSFHVRYRMEASCLELALEGERLCKAGDCRAGVSFFEAAVQVGTEDLKTLSAIYSQLGNAYFYLHEYAKALEYHHHDLTLARTIGDQVGEAKASGNLGNTLKVLGNFEEAIVCCQRHLDISRDLGDKVGEARALYNLGNVYHSKGKSAACAGTHDPGEFPDDVKTALRKAADYYQDNLTIVTELGDRAAQGRAYGNLGNTHYLLGNFRSAVTAHEQRLLIAKEFGDRAAERRAYSNLGNAYIFLGEFETAAEYYKKTLQLARQLKDRAVEAQACYSLGNTYTLLQDYEKAIDYHLKHLAIAEELNDRIGEGRACWSLGNACTALGNHDQAMHYAEKHLDISREVGDKTGELTAKLNLSDLQMVLGLSFSTNNSVMTENQIPDYNLNGTKQRLGRRHSMEKLELMKLTPEKVQDWNSEILAKQKPLVPKPSAKLHFVNRLKGKKYKNMTSSKVLQDTSNSIDHQLNSQKKSSLDVPGDEGFFDLLSRFQSNRMDDQRYCFQDRNRLTVTASATTSRIMQKSFSASMLSPHTDEFLDMLASSQSRRLDDQRASASNLPGLRLNQHNSQSVLGHLMASKNSEPDDDFFDILIKCQGSRLDDQRCEPPPNIPKGPTVPDEDFFSLILRSQENRMDEQRVFPPSNWKRPNST, encoded by the exons GGTATCTTTCTTTGAAGCTGCAGTTCAGGTTGGAACAGAAGACTTAAAAACACTCAGTGCTATTTATAGCCAATTGGGCAATGCCTATTTCTACTTGCATGAATACGCAAAAGCTTTGGAATATCATCATCATGATTTAACTCTTGCAAG GACAATTGGGGATCAAGTAGGAGAAGCTAAAGCTAGTGGCAACTTGGGGAATACCTTAAAGGTCCTTGGgaattttgaagaagcaattgTTTGCTGTCAGAGGCACCTTGATATTTCGAGAGATCTAGGTGATAAG gTGGGAGAAGCCAGAGCTTTGTATAATCTTGGAAATGTGTATCACTCCAAAGGTAAAAGCGCTGCCTGTGCAGGTACCCATGATCCAGGGGAATTTCCAGATGACGTTAAAACTGCCTTGAGGAAAGCTGCAGATTATTATCA GGACAACCTGACAATTGTAACAGAATTGGGAGATAGAGCTGCCCAAGGACGTGCCTATGGAAACTTGGGAAATACACATTATCTTCTGGGCAACTTCCGAAGTGCTGTTACTGCCCATGAACAG CGCCTTTTGATTGCAAAAGAATTTGGTGATAGAGCTGCAGAAAGAAGAGCCTACAGTAATCTTGGAAATGCCTATATTTTCCTGGGAGAATTTGAAACTGCTGCTGAATATTATAA GAAAACATTACAACTTGCAAGGCAGCTTAAAGATAGGGCTGTGGAAGCACAGGCGTGTTACAGCCTTGGAAACACCTATACCTTACTTCAGGATTATGAGAAGGCCATAGATTATCATCTGAAACATTTAGCAATTGCTGAAGAATTAAACGACAG AATTGGTGAAGGAAGAGCATGCTGGAGTTTAGGGAATGCATGCACAGCTTTGGGGAATCATGATCAAGCTATGCATTATGCAGAAAAGCATTTAGATATTTCAAGAGAG GTTGGAGATAAGACTGGAGAATTAACAGCTAAACTTAATCTCTCAGACCTTCAAATGGTGCTTGGTCTTAGTTTCAGCACAAACAACTCAGTGATGACTGAAAATCAGATTCCAGATTATAACTTGAATG GCACTAAACAGAGGTTAGGGCGTCGCCATAGTATGGAAAAATTGGAACTTATGAAACTAACACCTGAGAAG GTTCAGGATTGGAACAGTGAAATTCTAGCTAAACAGAAACCATTGGTTCCCAAACCTTCAGCAAAACTGCACTTTGTAAATCgattgaaagggaaaaaatacaaaaatatgacTTCTTCTAAAGTTCTTCAGGATACGAGTAACTCTATTGACCATCAACTAAATTCACAGAAG AAAAGCAGCTTAGATGTCCCTGGAGACGAAGGATTTTTTGACTTGTTGAGCCGATTTCAGAGCAACCGAATGGATGATCAGCGATATTGTTTCCAGGACAGGAACAGACTGACAGTGACGGCTTCTGCCACAACATCCAGAATTAtgcaaaaat CCTTTTCTGCTTCAATGCTCTCTCCACATACAGATGAATTTTTAGATATGCTTGCTAGTTCTCAGAGTAGACGTTTAGATGATCAGCGGGCCAGTGCCAGCAATTTACCTGGACTTCGTCTTAATCAACATAATAGTCAGTCAGTCCTTGGTCACCTGATGGCCAGCAAAAACAGCGAACCAGATGATGACTTCTTTGATATATTAATAAAATGCCAG GGCTCTCGATTAGATGACCAGAGATGTGAACCACCACCAAACATTCCAAAAGGACCAACCGTTCCTGATGAAGATTTCTTCAGCCTTATTTTGAGATCGCAGGAGAACAGAATGGATGAACAAAGAGTCTTTCCACCATCTAATTGGAAGAGGCCAAATTCTACCTAA